Proteins encoded within one genomic window of Phoenix dactylifera cultivar Barhee BC4 unplaced genomic scaffold, palm_55x_up_171113_PBpolish2nd_filt_p 001392F, whole genome shotgun sequence:
- the LOC120108560 gene encoding putative NAC domain-containing protein 94, translating to MVPPGFIFQPTDAELLDFFLKEKLLHQPLPCDIIKEADVYGNHPNNLTAQMAMANGNSEWFFFTWTTRKHPNAEASTRASRVAGQGRWKSTQSVKPVLNSEGQVIGSKQNFSYMERTPLGKEEKSIWLMEEYSIQNLRRCGGAAMTMDRISWMTGLFAKFI from the exons ATGGTGCCACCTGGATTTATTTTCCAGCCAACGGATGCGGAGCTCTTGGATTTCTTCCTCAAGGAGAAGCTCCTCCATCAGCCACTTCCATGTGACATAATCAAAGAAGCCGATGTCTATGGAAACCACCCCAACAACCTTACTG CTCAAATGGCCATGGCAAATGGAAACTCGGAGTGGTTCTTCTTCACCTGGACCACTCGAAAGCATCCTAACGCAGAAGCCAGCACAAGGGCATCTCGGGTTGCAGGCCAAGGTCGATGGAAATCTACCCAATCGGTGAAGCCGGTGCTCAACAGCGAGGGCCAGGTCATTGGCTCCAAACAAAACTTCAGCTATATGGAACGCACCCCCTTGGGCAAGGAGGAAAAGAGCATCTGGTTGATGGAAGAGTACTCCATCCAGAACCTTAGAAGATGTGGTGGTGCAGCTATGACGATGGACCGAATAAG CTGGATGACTGGGTTGTTTGCAAAATTTATCTGA
- the LOC113462192 gene encoding plant UBX domain-containing protein 1-like isoform X1, which produces MEAEQAKAKLLAVAEELGHEIRIFTNSANSAASKEISASSSEEPDHFYDLTPEDYYRIMSDRIRAQSQILKTRKMREAEAAARRARITKAVIRVRFPDNYILEAKFQPSEKIESLMHLLMKVVARPDLPFYLYTTPPKERIKDTSKDFYSAGFAPGAIVYFSYDLPKDKESDSAVAKTGPYLRDDILSLNGLDFTSEKADPVTSEPEPPAVGTSPAVPDPKPPEKKPAKPKWLKL; this is translated from the exons ATGGAGGCAGAGCAAGCCAAG GCCAAACTTTTGGCTGTGGCAGAAGAACTTGGTCATGAGATACGCATATTCACAAACTCAGCAAATTCTGCAGCATCGAAAGAAATATCTGCTTCTTCAAGTG AGGAACCGGACCATTTCTATGATCTTACTCCTGAAGATTATTATCGAATCATGTCAGACAGAATACGAG CCCAATCCCAAATTCTAAAGACCCGTAAAATGCGGGAAGCAGAGGCAGCAGCCCGCAGGGCAAGGATCACTAAG GCTGTAATTAGGGTTCGCTTCCCTGATAATTACATTCTTGAGGCAAAGTTTCAACCATCGGAGAAAATTGAAAGCTTGATGCATCTTCTCATGAAAGTTGTTGCTCGACCAGACCTCCCATTCTATTTAT ATACCACTCCTCCAAAGGAGCGAATCAAAGACACTTCAAAGGATTTCTATTCAGCCGGCTTTGCTCCTGGAGCTATAGTTTACTTTTCTTATGACCTGCCAAAAG ATAAAGAGTCTGATAGTGCAGTTGCAAAGACAGGGCCTTACCTTCGTGATGATATCTTGTCTTTGAATGGATTGGATTTTACTTCTGAAAAGGCGGATCCTGTCACTTCTGAACCAGAACCTCCAGCAGTGGGGACGTCCCCTGCTGTACCTGATCCTAAGCCACCTGAGAAGAAGCCGGCTAAACCAAAGTGGCTTAAATTGTGA
- the LOC113462192 gene encoding plant UBX domain-containing protein 1-like isoform X2 has product MEAEQAKAKLLAVAEELGHEIRIFTNSANSAASKEISASSSEEPDHFYDLTPEDYYRIMSDRIRAQSQILKTRKMREAEAAARRARITKAVIRVRFPDNYILEAKFQPSEKIESLMHLLMKVVARPDLPFYLYTTPPKERIKDTSKDFYSAGFAPGAIVYFSYDLPKGVAGWPQTGL; this is encoded by the exons ATGGAGGCAGAGCAAGCCAAG GCCAAACTTTTGGCTGTGGCAGAAGAACTTGGTCATGAGATACGCATATTCACAAACTCAGCAAATTCTGCAGCATCGAAAGAAATATCTGCTTCTTCAAGTG AGGAACCGGACCATTTCTATGATCTTACTCCTGAAGATTATTATCGAATCATGTCAGACAGAATACGAG CCCAATCCCAAATTCTAAAGACCCGTAAAATGCGGGAAGCAGAGGCAGCAGCCCGCAGGGCAAGGATCACTAAG GCTGTAATTAGGGTTCGCTTCCCTGATAATTACATTCTTGAGGCAAAGTTTCAACCATCGGAGAAAATTGAAAGCTTGATGCATCTTCTCATGAAAGTTGTTGCTCGACCAGACCTCCCATTCTATTTAT ATACCACTCCTCCAAAGGAGCGAATCAAAGACACTTCAAAGGATTTCTATTCAGCCGGCTTTGCTCCTGGAGCTATAGTTTACTTTTCTTATGACCTGCCAAAAG GTGTAGCTGGGTGGCCTCAGACTGGTCTGTGA
- the LOC120108557 gene encoding NAC domain-containing protein 30-like → MLPPGYLFRPTDEVLLIAYLKNKLLQWPLPCDVIVEGDVYGSRPQDLALEYPMANKDYEWFFFTSNPRKHSGASETSRASRRAGLGRWKATKGIKKVLDSKNNTIGSKQSFCYMEQNWDGGEDKSIWLMEEFSMQNLEGRGSAGVIRDTNKVHIILNITLNVLVSVSFLIVGMDVLTLHLWSFPCSWMTGSSARFT, encoded by the exons ATGCTGCCGCCGGGCTACTTGTTCAGACCGACCGACGAGGTTCTCCTCATCGCCTACCTCAAGAACAAGCTACTTCAATGGCCTCTTCCCTGCGACGTTATCGTGGAGGGTGACGTCTATGGAAGCCGCCCCCAGGACCTGGCCT TAGAATATCCCATGGCAAACAAGGACTATGAGTGGTTCTTCTTCACGTCTAACCCTCGGAAGCATTCCGGCGCAAGCGAAACCAGTCGTGCATCTCGGCGCGCAGGCCTGGGACGATGGAAGGCCACGAAAGGCATCAAGAAAGTGCTCGATTCCAAGAATAACACCATTGGGTCGAAGCAGAGTTTCTGTTACATGGAACAGAACTGGGACGGTGGCGAAGACAAAAGTATCTGGTTGATGGAGGAGTTCTCTATGCAAAACCTTGAAGGGAGAGGTAGTGCTGGTGTGATAAGGGACACAAACAAGGTGCATATCATCCTAAATATAACTCTCAATGTTCTTGTTTCTGTATCTTTCTTGATTGTAGGAATGGATGTTCTAACGTTGCATCTTTGGTCCTTTCCTTGCAGCTGGATGACTGGGTCATCTGCAAGATTTACTTGA